In one window of Nocardia brasiliensis DNA:
- a CDS encoding Uma2 family endonuclease yields MRRARSSRGPYTALDLRGLPGGGKGYELEDGWLVEVESGARHNHVAQRLGRFIDAGAVGAAVHLCVGSGWEISTRGGVRKPDIIVVPRDVARAAVVAEVPKLVPGHEVRLVVEVLAPGGGTERTDRVRKVHEYAAAGIPQYWIVEHQPAVRVHRLVLTGDTYGADQVVGPGAMFDAVVEADRPFRVTFDPAALLEV; encoded by the coding sequence ATGCGGCGAGCGCGGTCGAGTCGCGGGCCGTACACCGCGCTGGATCTGCGTGGATTGCCCGGCGGCGGTAAGGGGTACGAGCTCGAGGACGGCTGGCTGGTCGAGGTCGAGTCCGGGGCCAGGCACAATCACGTGGCGCAGCGGCTGGGGCGGTTCATCGATGCGGGCGCGGTCGGCGCGGCTGTGCATCTGTGCGTCGGCAGCGGCTGGGAGATCAGCACGCGCGGTGGAGTTCGCAAACCCGACATCATCGTGGTGCCCAGGGACGTGGCGCGCGCGGCCGTGGTCGCCGAGGTGCCCAAACTCGTTCCGGGCCACGAGGTCCGGCTCGTGGTGGAGGTGCTCGCGCCGGGTGGCGGGACCGAACGCACGGATCGGGTACGCAAGGTGCACGAGTACGCGGCGGCAGGCATACCCCAGTACTGGATCGTCGAGCATCAACCCGCGGTGCGGGTGCATCGACTGGTGCTGACCGGCGACACCTACGGCGCGGATCAGGTGGTCGGGCCCGGCGCGATGTTCGACGCCGTGGTGGAAGCCGACCGGCCGTTCCGGGTCACCTTCGATCCCGCTGCACTGCTTGAGGTTTGA
- a CDS encoding 3-isopropylmalate dehydrogenase, with amino-acid sequence MKLAVIPGDGIGPEVIAEALKVLDVVVPGVEKTEYDLGAKRYHATGEILPESVLPELKQHDAILLGAIGDPSVPSGVLERGLLLRTRFALDHHVNLRPSKLFPGVTSPLAGTPDIDFVVVREGTEGPYTGTGGAIRVETPHEVATEVSTNTRFGIERVVRYAFAKAQARRKHLTLVHKTNVLTFAGSLWQRTVDEVAAEFPDVATAYQHIDAATIHMVNDPGRFDVIVTDNLFGDIITDLAAAVSGGIGLAASGNIDASGANPSMFEPVHGSAPDIAGQSKADPTAAILSVSLLLNHLGNADAAARIESAVAKDLAARSGSASTVEIGDRIAAVV; translated from the coding sequence ATGAAGCTTGCTGTCATCCCGGGTGACGGGATCGGGCCCGAGGTCATCGCCGAGGCGCTCAAGGTGCTCGACGTGGTGGTGCCCGGTGTCGAGAAGACCGAGTACGACCTCGGCGCCAAGCGGTACCACGCGACGGGTGAGATCCTGCCCGAGTCCGTGCTGCCGGAACTGAAGCAGCATGACGCGATCCTGCTCGGTGCCATCGGTGATCCGTCGGTGCCCAGCGGCGTGCTCGAGCGCGGGCTGTTGCTGCGCACCCGGTTCGCGCTGGATCACCACGTGAATCTGCGTCCGTCCAAGCTGTTCCCCGGTGTGACCAGTCCGCTGGCGGGCACCCCCGACATCGACTTCGTGGTGGTCCGCGAGGGCACCGAGGGGCCCTACACCGGGACCGGCGGCGCGATCCGCGTCGAGACCCCGCACGAGGTGGCGACCGAGGTCAGCACCAACACCCGGTTCGGCATCGAGCGCGTGGTGCGCTACGCCTTCGCGAAGGCCCAGGCTCGGCGCAAGCACCTCACGCTGGTGCACAAGACCAACGTGCTCACCTTCGCCGGTTCGCTGTGGCAGCGCACCGTCGACGAGGTCGCCGCCGAATTCCCCGATGTGGCAACGGCTTACCAGCACATCGATGCCGCGACCATCCACATGGTGAACGATCCCGGCCGGTTCGACGTGATCGTCACCGACAACCTGTTCGGCGACATCATCACCGATCTGGCGGCCGCCGTCAGCGGTGGCATCGGGCTGGCCGCCAGCGGCAACATCGATGCCTCGGGCGCCAACCCGAGCATGTTCGAGCCGGTGCACGGCAGCGCGCCGGACATCGCGGGTCAGTCCAAGGCGGACCCGACCGCCGCGATCCTGTCGGTCTCGTTGCTGCTGAATCACCTCGGCAACGCCGACGCCGCGGCGCGCATCGAGTCCGCCGTCGCCAAGGACCTCGCCGCGCGGTCGGGCAGCGCGTCGACGGTCGAGATCGGTGACCGCATCGCGGCCGTCGTCTGA
- the serA gene encoding phosphoglycerate dehydrogenase: protein MSQAGRPVVLIADKLAQSTVDALGDGVEVRWVDGPDRPALLAAVPEADALLVRSATTVDAEVLEAGKNLKIVARAGVGLDNVDVPAATERGVMVVNAPTSNIHTAAEHAVTLLLAAARQIPAADATLREHTWQRSKFNGVEIFGKTVGVVGLGRIGQLFAARLAAFETKIVAYDPYVSPARAAQLGIELLSLDELLERADLISVHLPKTPETKGIIGKEAIAKTKPGVVIVNAARGGLVDEQALADAIKSGHVRAAGLDVFETEPCTDSPLFELPQVVVTPHLGASTSEAQDRAGTDVAKSVLLALAGEFVPGAVNVTGGSVGEDVAPWLDIVRKQGALLGALSSELPVSVEVQVRGELAAQDVAVLELSALRGIFSALVEDQVTFVNAPALAKDRGITATVNTVSESPSHRSVVDLRAVFGDGRTLNVAGTLTEPQQVQKIVNINGRNYDMRAEGINVAVLNYEDKPGALGKIGTKLGEAGIDILAAQLSQDVDKEGATVILRVNREVPAEVEAAIGESVGAAKVVVVDLF from the coding sequence GTGAGCCAAGCAGGCCGTCCTGTTGTCCTGATCGCCGACAAGCTTGCCCAGTCGACCGTCGACGCGCTCGGTGACGGAGTCGAGGTTCGGTGGGTCGACGGCCCCGACCGTCCGGCTCTGCTCGCCGCGGTGCCCGAAGCCGACGCGCTACTCGTGCGCTCGGCGACCACGGTCGATGCCGAGGTCCTGGAGGCAGGCAAGAACCTGAAGATCGTCGCCCGCGCCGGCGTCGGCCTCGACAACGTCGATGTGCCCGCGGCCACCGAGCGCGGCGTCATGGTCGTCAACGCGCCGACCTCGAACATCCACACCGCAGCCGAGCACGCCGTCACGCTGCTGCTCGCCGCCGCGCGCCAGATCCCGGCCGCCGATGCCACGCTGCGCGAACACACCTGGCAGCGCAGCAAGTTCAACGGCGTCGAGATCTTCGGCAAGACCGTCGGCGTGGTCGGCCTCGGCCGCATCGGCCAGCTGTTCGCGGCCCGCCTCGCCGCCTTCGAGACCAAGATCGTCGCGTACGACCCCTACGTGTCGCCTGCCCGCGCCGCCCAGCTCGGCATCGAGCTGCTGAGCCTCGACGAGCTGCTCGAGCGTGCCGACCTGATCTCCGTGCACCTGCCCAAGACGCCCGAGACCAAGGGCATCATCGGCAAGGAAGCCATCGCCAAGACCAAGCCGGGTGTCGTCATCGTCAACGCCGCGCGCGGTGGCCTGGTCGACGAGCAGGCGCTCGCCGACGCCATCAAGTCCGGCCACGTGCGCGCCGCGGGCCTCGACGTGTTCGAGACCGAGCCGTGCACCGACAGCCCGCTGTTCGAGCTGCCGCAGGTCGTGGTGACCCCGCACCTGGGCGCGTCCACCTCCGAGGCGCAGGACCGGGCAGGCACCGATGTCGCGAAGTCGGTGCTGCTCGCGCTCGCCGGCGAGTTCGTGCCCGGCGCGGTGAACGTCACCGGCGGCAGCGTCGGCGAGGACGTCGCGCCGTGGCTGGACATCGTGCGCAAGCAGGGCGCGCTGCTCGGTGCGCTCTCCAGTGAGCTCCCGGTGAGCGTCGAGGTGCAGGTGCGCGGCGAGCTCGCCGCGCAAGACGTTGCGGTGCTGGAGCTTTCGGCGCTGCGCGGCATCTTCTCCGCGCTGGTCGAGGACCAGGTCACCTTCGTCAACGCGCCCGCGCTGGCCAAGGACCGCGGCATCACCGCCACCGTGAACACGGTGTCGGAGAGCCCGAGCCACCGCAGCGTCGTCGACCTGCGCGCCGTGTTCGGCGACGGTCGCACCCTGAACGTGGCGGGCACGCTGACCGAGCCGCAGCAGGTGCAGAAGATCGTCAACATCAACGGCCGCAACTACGACATGCGCGCCGAAGGCATCAACGTCGCCGTTCTCAACTACGAGGACAAGCCGGGCGCGCTCGGCAAGATCGGCACCAAGCTCGGCGAGGCGGGCATCGATATTCTCGCCGCCCAGCTGAGCCAGGACGTGGACAAGGAAGGCGCGACGGTGATCCTGCGCGTCAACCGTGAGGTGCCCGCCGAGGTCGAGGCCGCGATCGGCGAATCCGTCGGCGCCGCCAAGGTCGTCGTCGTCGACCTGTTCTGA
- a CDS encoding TetR/AcrR family transcriptional regulator yields the protein MNFFRRRDQECPLPRIDAPTVAEHRANQERALLDAARVVLLQKGPQAVTPATVGAAAGLARSSVYKYFRSGDEILSKIVSDALAEWGERVRDTVERAETPAGQVEAYVRTTLALAASGAHRIAILGGTLPRDEAARRDLTHAQHDLAAPLRAALDHMGTPDPELTADLIDGALGRAIERIDAGRLHDEIAPETVAFVRRALGISHHPHRARGKG from the coding sequence ATGAACTTCTTCCGTCGTCGTGACCAGGAGTGTCCCTTGCCGAGGATCGACGCACCAACTGTCGCCGAACACCGGGCGAACCAAGAGCGGGCGCTACTAGACGCCGCACGCGTTGTGTTGTTACAGAAAGGGCCACAGGCGGTTACGCCCGCGACCGTCGGCGCGGCCGCTGGGCTGGCCCGCAGCAGTGTCTACAAATACTTCCGCTCCGGCGACGAGATCCTGTCCAAGATCGTCTCGGATGCGTTGGCCGAGTGGGGCGAACGCGTCAGGGACACCGTCGAACGGGCCGAGACGCCGGCCGGCCAGGTGGAGGCCTACGTCCGAACGACCTTGGCACTGGCCGCATCCGGCGCACATCGCATCGCGATACTCGGCGGCACGCTCCCCCGCGACGAGGCCGCGCGCCGCGACCTCACGCACGCACAGCACGATCTGGCCGCACCGCTGCGCGCGGCACTGGACCATATGGGCACTCCCGACCCCGAACTGACCGCGGACCTGATCGACGGCGCGCTCGGCCGGGCCATCGAACGGATCGATGCGGGCCGCCTGCACGACGAGATCGCGCCGGAGACAGTCGCGTTCGTCCGTCGCGCGCTCGGCATCAGCCATCATCCGCACCGCGCCCGCGGCAAGGGCTGA
- a CDS encoding nucleotidyltransferase domain-containing protein, with the protein MSLRAIPASMDPTVVGSIDDELDRVAREHRVSVRLAIESGSRAWGFPSPDSDYDCRFVYVASLDTYLSPWRTRDVIETPLAGLLDVNGWDLAKALRLLVAGNAVLIEWLMSPIVYRGDPAFRDELRELADDVADRNRVARHYLHLGGKQWELFDRNRSLKKVFYALRPAMALRWLRQHPDAAVAPMHLPTLMDQCELPADLVAAVAELTELKSRTREMGSGTVPLPISSFIVDEFDCAADAFPKTREPDLARAQARTAEFFRREAMR; encoded by the coding sequence ATGTCCCTGCGCGCCATCCCCGCCTCGATGGACCCGACCGTGGTCGGGTCCATCGACGACGAGCTGGACCGGGTCGCGCGCGAGCATCGCGTCTCGGTCCGGCTGGCCATCGAAAGCGGGAGTCGCGCTTGGGGTTTCCCGTCGCCGGACTCGGACTACGACTGCCGGTTCGTCTACGTGGCGAGCCTGGACACCTATCTCTCGCCGTGGCGCACCCGCGATGTCATCGAGACGCCGTTGGCCGGGCTGCTCGACGTGAACGGCTGGGACCTGGCCAAGGCGCTGCGCCTACTCGTCGCGGGCAACGCCGTGCTGATCGAGTGGCTGATGTCGCCGATCGTGTATCGCGGCGACCCCGCGTTCCGCGACGAGCTACGCGAGCTGGCCGACGATGTCGCCGACCGTAACCGGGTGGCCAGGCACTACCTGCATCTGGGCGGTAAGCAGTGGGAGTTGTTCGACCGCAACCGATCGCTGAAGAAGGTGTTCTACGCACTGCGGCCCGCGATGGCACTGCGGTGGTTGCGTCAGCATCCGGACGCAGCGGTGGCGCCGATGCATCTGCCGACCCTGATGGACCAGTGCGAGCTACCCGCGGATCTGGTCGCCGCGGTCGCGGAGCTGACGGAACTCAAGTCACGCACCCGCGAAATGGGCAGTGGCACAGTACCATTGCCCATATCGTCGTTCATCGTGGACGAATTCGACTGTGCCGCAGATGCTTTCCCGAAGACACGGGAGCCGGATCTGGCACGCGCACAAGCGCGCACGGCGGAGTTCTTCCGCAGGGAAGCGATGCGATAG
- a CDS encoding MFS transporter, whose protein sequence is MTQVREVPSPAPDTRDSTRRGWLGVGAVTGATFTVVTSEMLPVGLLTPMSDTLRVSEGAAGLSLTATGFVAAAASPLLPAALRRVDRKLVLCGLLAVLVLGNLGSALAPNFGVMMAARVFVGIAIGGVWAIAASMAARLVPARSVGTATALVFSGVAVASVVGVPTGTYLGALAGWRTAFVVTAGLALVVLLTVAIVLPTLSATQGVALRDALRLTRRPQMSTGLLVIAFLVTGHFAAYTYIRPLLEKVTGVGASTIGTLLLIYGIAGVVGNFGAGTTGVRNPRRTLLTIGVPLAATVLLIPALGGSLLLAVVLMVVWGLSYGGVSVTAQNWVFAAAPDANEGASSLNAGVFNGAIALGSLLGGRMADGFGVTSAMWLGGALVLVALAIAAVSPTPGRPEQRG, encoded by the coding sequence ATGACACAGGTTCGAGAAGTTCCGAGCCCAGCACCGGACACGCGTGATTCGACCCGGCGCGGCTGGCTCGGCGTCGGTGCCGTGACGGGTGCCACGTTCACCGTCGTCACCTCGGAGATGCTGCCGGTCGGGCTGCTCACGCCGATGAGCGACACGCTGCGGGTGAGCGAGGGGGCCGCCGGGCTCTCGCTCACCGCCACGGGTTTCGTCGCGGCGGCGGCCTCACCGCTGCTGCCCGCCGCACTGCGCCGGGTCGACCGCAAACTCGTGCTGTGCGGCCTGCTCGCGGTCCTGGTGCTCGGCAACCTCGGCTCGGCCCTGGCGCCGAACTTCGGCGTCATGATGGCCGCGCGGGTGTTCGTCGGCATCGCGATCGGCGGCGTCTGGGCGATCGCGGCGAGCATGGCGGCGCGGCTGGTGCCCGCGCGCTCGGTCGGCACCGCGACCGCCCTGGTCTTCAGCGGTGTCGCGGTGGCCTCGGTGGTCGGTGTGCCCACCGGCACCTATCTCGGCGCGCTCGCGGGCTGGCGCACGGCCTTCGTGGTCACCGCCGGCCTGGCGCTCGTGGTGCTGCTCACGGTGGCAATTGTGCTGCCGACACTGTCCGCGACCCAGGGCGTCGCGCTGCGCGACGCCCTGCGGCTCACCCGCAGGCCGCAGATGAGCACCGGACTGCTGGTCATCGCGTTCCTGGTCACGGGCCACTTCGCCGCCTACACCTACATCCGCCCGCTGCTGGAGAAGGTGACCGGCGTCGGCGCGAGCACCATCGGCACCCTGTTGCTGATCTATGGAATCGCCGGTGTCGTCGGCAATTTCGGCGCGGGCACCACCGGAGTCCGCAATCCGCGGCGGACGCTGCTGACCATCGGTGTGCCGCTGGCCGCCACCGTGCTGCTGATTCCGGCGCTGGGCGGTTCCCTGCTCCTGGCCGTGGTGCTCATGGTGGTGTGGGGCCTGTCCTACGGCGGTGTCTCGGTGACCGCGCAGAACTGGGTGTTCGCCGCGGCGCCGGACGCCAACGAGGGTGCTTCCTCGTTGAACGCGGGTGTCTTCAACGGCGCCATCGCCCTCGGCTCGCTGCTCGGCGGCCGGATGGCCGACGGGTTCGGCGTCACCTCGGCGATGTGGCTCGGCGGCGCGCTGGTGCTCGTCGCGCTGGCGATCGCTGCGGTCAGCCCCACCCCGGGACGCCCTGAACAGCGCGGATAG
- the iolD gene encoding 3D-(3,5/4)-trihydroxycyclohexane-1,2-dione acylhydrolase (decyclizing) yields the protein MKLTAAQALVAWLVAQRSETLDGREVPLFPAVFGIFGHGNVLGLGTALHERRADIPVWRGNTEQGMALAAVGYAKATHRRQVGVATSSIGPGALNMVTAAGVAHANRLPLLLLPGDTFTTRAPDPVLQQVEHFGDATATVNDAFRAVSRYFDRIARPEQLISTLPQAVRVLTDPADAGPVTLALPQDVQAETYDFPDALFAPVLHRLVRSRADHRALADAAAALRASTRPLLVLGGGVRYSGAGRTALEFAERHGIPVVETTAGRTLVPHAHPLYAGPLGVTGSGSANAMAAAADLVLAVGTRLQDFTTASWTVFAPEVRLVTINAARFDAVKHGALAVVGDADAAFVDLAEHLTQWQVDPEWTARAAAQRSTWDAHIDKLRAHTSGTPSYAQVVGVVNELSGPSDYVMTASGGMPGELVGGWRGTGATPTMDVEYGFSCMGYELAGAWGAAMAHTEGLVTTLLGDGSYLMLNSELFSAAFAGHPFVAVVCDNDGYAVIARLQEGQGGAPFNNFYADCRTAHADPPRVDFAAHARALGCAVFTATDLAEFRAAYAEAKAAAVREAKPAVLVVRTQPSSWTEAGAWWEVGVPEHLSGSTANAEAKPRQLRYLRS from the coding sequence CGCTCGGAGACGCTGGACGGGCGCGAGGTACCGCTGTTTCCTGCGGTTTTCGGCATCTTCGGGCACGGCAACGTGCTCGGCCTCGGCACGGCGCTGCACGAGCGCCGCGCCGATATCCCGGTCTGGCGTGGCAATACCGAACAGGGCATGGCGCTGGCGGCTGTCGGCTACGCGAAGGCAACGCACCGACGCCAGGTGGGCGTCGCGACCTCCTCGATCGGTCCCGGCGCGCTGAACATGGTGACCGCGGCCGGTGTCGCGCATGCCAACCGGCTTCCGCTGTTGTTGCTGCCCGGCGACACCTTCACCACGCGGGCGCCCGACCCGGTACTGCAGCAGGTCGAGCATTTCGGCGACGCGACCGCGACGGTCAACGACGCGTTCCGCGCGGTGAGCAGGTATTTCGATCGGATCGCCCGACCCGAGCAGCTGATTTCCACACTGCCGCAGGCGGTTCGGGTGCTCACCGACCCCGCCGACGCGGGCCCGGTGACGCTCGCCCTGCCGCAGGACGTGCAAGCCGAGACCTACGACTTCCCCGACGCGCTGTTCGCGCCGGTGTTGCATCGGCTCGTGCGCTCCCGCGCCGACCACCGTGCACTGGCCGATGCGGCGGCGGCGCTGCGCGCGTCGACGCGTCCGCTACTGGTGCTCGGCGGCGGTGTGCGCTACTCGGGCGCAGGCCGCACGGCGCTGGAATTCGCCGAGCGCCATGGGATTCCGGTCGTGGAGACCACGGCGGGCCGCACCCTGGTGCCGCACGCGCATCCGCTCTACGCCGGTCCGCTCGGGGTCACGGGTTCCGGTTCCGCGAATGCCATGGCGGCAGCGGCGGATCTGGTGCTCGCGGTCGGAACCCGGTTGCAGGACTTCACGACCGCGTCGTGGACGGTGTTCGCGCCGGAGGTCCGCCTGGTCACGATCAATGCCGCGCGCTTCGACGCCGTCAAGCACGGCGCACTGGCGGTGGTCGGCGACGCCGACGCCGCATTCGTCGATCTGGCCGAGCATCTGACGCAATGGCAGGTGGACCCGGAGTGGACCGCGCGCGCCGCGGCGCAGCGCAGCACCTGGGACGCGCACATCGACAAGCTGCGCGCACACACCTCTGGCACGCCGAGCTATGCCCAGGTGGTCGGCGTCGTCAACGAGCTCAGCGGGCCGAGCGACTACGTCATGACCGCCTCGGGCGGTATGCCGGGCGAACTCGTCGGCGGCTGGCGCGGCACCGGTGCCACGCCGACGATGGACGTGGAATATGGCTTCTCCTGCATGGGCTATGAACTAGCCGGTGCGTGGGGCGCCGCGATGGCGCATACCGAAGGTCTGGTGACCACGCTGCTCGGCGACGGTTCGTATCTGATGCTGAATTCGGAGCTGTTCTCCGCGGCTTTCGCCGGGCACCCATTCGTCGCGGTCGTATGCGACAACGACGGCTACGCGGTAATCGCCCGATTGCAGGAGGGCCAGGGCGGCGCGCCTTTCAACAACTTTTATGCCGATTGCCGCACCGCCCACGCCGATCCGCCCCGGGTGGATTTCGCCGCGCACGCTCGCGCGCTGGGTTGTGCGGTGTTCACCGCGACCGATCTGGCCGAATTCCGGGCCGCCTACGCCGAGGCCAAGGCGGCCGCGGTTCGGGAGGCCAAGCCCGCGGTGCTGGTGGTTCGCACGCAACCGTCGTCCTGGACCGAGGCGGGGGCATGGTGGGAGGTCGGCGTGCCCGAACATCTCTCCGGCAGCACGGCCAACGCCGAGGCGAAGCCGCGCCAGCTGCGCTACCTGCGTTCCTGA
- a CDS encoding LysR family transcriptional regulator — protein sequence MTGLEVRELEAFLVLAEELHFGRAGDRLYVSQSRVSQLLRSLEQRVGARLVERTSRKVALTPLGKEFVTELRPAYHALRATVDGVRAAARGMEGLLRIGFQGSTSENLAAAVALFADRFPSCATEVIEIPLCDPFGPVQRGEVDIAVVLLPMGESDLVLGQVFSEQPQLLAMHRDHPMAGRGGLSAEELAEFALIGVHGPAPEYWRRAQALDVTPGGRPIAAGPEVGTLWEGIELVAAGRGALLLCHPTAVFHDRPEVTFVPVTGLAHSRLGLVWHRNRETARVRAFSRAVAAVS from the coding sequence ATGACTGGCTTGGAAGTGCGCGAGCTGGAGGCCTTTCTCGTCTTGGCCGAGGAACTGCATTTCGGACGCGCGGGCGATCGCCTGTACGTCTCGCAGAGCCGGGTGAGTCAGCTGCTGCGGTCGCTGGAACAGCGGGTCGGTGCTCGGCTGGTGGAGCGGACCAGCCGCAAGGTCGCGCTGACCCCGCTCGGCAAGGAGTTCGTGACCGAGTTACGTCCCGCGTACCACGCGCTGCGCGCGACGGTGGACGGCGTCCGTGCGGCGGCGCGCGGCATGGAAGGCTTGCTGCGCATCGGATTTCAGGGCTCGACGAGCGAGAATCTCGCGGCCGCCGTCGCGCTGTTCGCCGACCGCTTCCCGTCCTGCGCCACCGAGGTGATCGAGATACCGCTGTGCGACCCGTTCGGTCCGGTGCAGCGTGGCGAGGTCGACATCGCGGTGGTGCTGTTGCCGATGGGGGAGAGCGACCTCGTGCTGGGGCAGGTCTTTTCGGAGCAGCCGCAGCTGCTGGCGATGCACCGGGACCATCCGATGGCGGGGCGCGGCGGCTTGTCCGCGGAGGAGCTCGCCGAGTTCGCGCTGATCGGCGTGCACGGGCCCGCCCCGGAGTACTGGCGACGGGCGCAGGCGCTCGACGTCACGCCGGGCGGGCGGCCGATCGCCGCCGGGCCGGAGGTGGGCACGCTGTGGGAGGGGATCGAGCTGGTGGCCGCGGGCCGCGGCGCGTTGCTGCTGTGCCATCCCACGGCCGTGTTCCACGACCGGCCCGAGGTCACCTTCGTGCCCGTGACCGGGTTGGCGCATTCACGGCTCGGGCTGGTGTGGCATCGCAATCGCGAGACCGCCCGGGTGCGCGCGTTCTCGCGTGCGGTCGCCGCCGTCAGTTAG
- a CDS encoding cold-shock protein yields the protein MAQGIVKWFNSEKGFGFIAQDGGGPDVFVHYSAVSGSGFRSLDEGQRVEFEIGQGQKGPQAQDVRVL from the coding sequence ATGGCTCAGGGCATTGTGAAGTGGTTCAACAGCGAGAAGGGCTTCGGCTTCATCGCGCAAGACGGCGGAGGCCCCGACGTCTTCGTGCATTACTCGGCTGTTAGCGGCTCGGGTTTCCGGTCCCTCGACGAGGGGCAGCGCGTGGAGTTCGAAATCGGCCAGGGTCAGAAGGGCCCGCAGGCGCAGGACGTTCGCGTTCTCTGA